The genomic DNA AGACGCCTTTTATcgaaacaaatttattgaatatCAATAACTTGACAATTACAAAATcttatataaactttttaaaatgatttgtCAAATTCACATTATAgtaaagagaaatttttttttagatatgtaCTACTACTTTACATTTTAGATTTAACTCTATACACTATGAATTATATGAGTTTATGTTGTAAGAAActagtcatcatcatcagctgaCCGAAGGATCCACATTTCAAGTCCACATGACGCATGTCCATGAATCTTTTTCTATCAATGAGTTACAGGTAATTCATCTACATTATTCTATTATTAGGTATAGGTTTAGATTGTTTTGATGCTTTTGCAGTTGCGTTCTTGTttacattataatatttttatgctattctagttaactatatatatatatatatgaactaaatcacaatttttattaaataattctaAACAagaatgtaattaaaaattcaattgtgtttgactttttcaattatagtttattaaatatttattttcaaatataataacaatgTATGAATgtataacatacataaaatatttaaaaaacacacaataataTTTATGAGAATATCTATACTATGATTTGCCATTTGAAAGATGACTTTAAGATCAAGCACAATATCAATGTAGTTCATCATAAACTATCGTGGGTTTTTTTGATTCAGTGTGGATTTGAATACTCACTATAGCATGTATagatttgaaatatatatatatatttttccttacTTTTTCCTTCAAGTTTATAAGTTTTTCAAATTAGTGAAGTTACATTTTCGATACTTATCCTACAtagcttatattatatatagcaaATACTATTTAGGATTTAAAGGTGAGGgagtattttacaaatattacatttactctctaattttcatgatttttgtttatttctttatagttatatttattattatctataatAGTGTATGTCTTGTATTTCAAATCGGCCTATAAAAACaagatagattatatatattagtgatatttatatatgtattgcatATTTAAACAAATGATACTTTTATACGGTTGAGATTCAAGTTTTAATgtcctaaattatatataaattatcttttgttGATGTATTTATTCTAGGATTATGGAATCAAAATACATCCAAACTGTCACATTCTTGTAGATTTGAACAAAATTCAGACTTAAGTTAAATAATTTAAgtcaaaattgtatttttagcTCCAAGATgagttggagaaaaacaaaaatgaacataaattaatttgagaAATACAAAGACAGAATGGTCACATTAATGTTGAAATGAAATATACACTAACCTTAGCAAGCTCTCCCATTTCAATATTTCaataatggtatatatatatatatatatatataaatggtatatacaatgTTATAGTGAgtattttttaacctttttaatgttaattttattttacttctttcgTTTTGTAAAGCTAATCTAGGGGGTAAAAATAAtactgattttaaaaaatgaatagtcttaaacttaagttttttttttttgtgggatataggaattatataaatgaaaatggcagtaattattaaaataaatgaaaaattttcagtactttttaaattaatgtttggaAATTTGACCATTGTTAGAAAGTGGCTTAGAGTTTATGTCACATGTGACTGAGGTTTTTTATGTCATAACTGACAAATGTTtcattacaataaattattcaactatgtaattaacataattaactACAAATTTTTGACTAATTCTTCTTTTGGAAATAAACTATATGAGTCAATATTTTATCATcaataaatagataaattatttttacatatatatatatatatatatatatctaaatatttattcttttctacaaaataattatataatataaatggtCAATAGCATTTCTactgatattatattttttaaaactaataatttcaaatattgATAACTATGATAAAACTTTGACTCATAGAGTTTATTTCCAAAACAGGATAATAAGTAGTCAAGAAAATAGTGGATTACATATTTGACTAAGTTCttgtaattaaatatgtttcagTTATGACATAAATTCTCAGTCAAATATGACAAACTCTGAGTCAGTTTACAATAATGGTCGAATTTCCAAATTTTAGTTTGATAAAGTTTTGACCAATTTTTATGCATTTAATATTTACTATCatcttttatttgtataatGTCAGTCTTGcactcagaaaaaaaatattccttagctaacaaaaagaaaaagaaaaagaaaattaagtttAAAGTCTGTCCTCTTTtagttaaaactttttttttcttgccttCAACATGAATTtaagaaaaaccaaagaaagccaaaaaattaacatgaaaaaaatagaaaattgtgCAGACCGCACGGTTACATTCTACAAACGCAAACAGAAGATCTACAATAAGCTCAGTGAGCTATCCCTTCTATGTGGTGCTGATGTTGGGTTTCTTGTGTACTCCAACAGTGGAATCCCGTACACATTTGGCAGCCCATCCTTCGAAGTCGTTGCAAAGCGGTTTCTCAACGGTGAGGGCTCTTCGTCAACCTCACTGCCACAACAATCGAACATAGATGTTCAGCATAAAGAAAAGATGGAAGAACTCTGCAAAGTCTACAACAATCTTATAGAGAAGGTTGATGCAGAGAAACAGAAAGGGATGGCCATGGCAAAGTCTGAGGCGGAGGCACTGCCAGTGAAGAAGGACGAGTTGTGGAGAGTTGATCCAACGACGATTAAAGATAAGGAAGTGCTAAAACAGTTGCTGGAGAAGTATGAAGATCTCTATGAGAAACTATGTGACAAGGTTGTTGCAAAGAACCAAATAGAAAATGCACCATAGATTTGATTTAGTGGATCATCTGTTTCATTAAAGATCCCGACCCTAAATGTTATTCTTTCCATTTCAAAATTGTTGTCATTCTacgctttagtttttttttttaacttagttGTCATTTTCGttttcaatttaatattttcatttttaatcgaGAATTTTTTCACTTGCCCCttattaaatgaataaaatattaaatagtttgaaATTCTAATAGTCAGATAAGACAGAACATAacatttatcaaatttttaaacttttgagaaataatctaaaatgataGCTAATTTGAAGTTATCTTAATAGTTTACTAGATTCGGACCGCACGTACGTGcaagattgattttaaaaactaagtttactaacacatatataatttattacgtACATGCAGGTTATGCTTGTAAACGTATTTTTTAggaatgttattaacattcataatccaaactcATACCAAAttagtatttgatttgtttttaaatcggtttagacaaaaaaataatcaattttttttttgttatcaataaagaaaattatattaaaaaaaatagtaaacaaaAGATGATATGTCTAATTTAGGACAGAAAATCCATCATTTCTCGTATATGTCATGTTTTCCATCTCATAACtatggttttaataataattttcccATTTAAGATTGTATATGTTAGTCCATATGTTAGTccaacatataaatatatatgtaaaaactacgattttaattatagaaatatttatttggtatagcatttataacataatcttttattggtttgttttcatcaagtttgttaatatttaaaatgataatcgtttcaccataaatttGGATCGACACGATAGCGGACCCGGATCAAGTGTGAACCGGATTAGTGATCagctatatttttattaaactcgTAAACCATCAAACtgaataaaaacaataaataaacatttaaacttCATGAACCGGATGACGAACATATAGTTGTCAAAAGGGTCAAACCCGTCCGCTATACCTGCTCCGCAATAGATAAAAGCACTATGACCAGCAGAAAATATGTTCCACGTATTCCACATGAGTAAAGATTATGTCCGATCGGCATATATCCTGCTTGAATTCGCATTATCCATAATTTCTATCATGTATTTTACCAGTAATAATTTagctaaaatttttattttccttacaTGTTCCTTTCCCGTACCCATTCTTTCAGGTCTagatatttgaaaacaaatagGAAAATTGAAACtgaatttagatatttaaattttatgttcaTGTACTtgttatttgatatttgaaagTATGTTATGAATTTAACAAtctaaatttcataaattttatgatctctttctttatctttattttttcgTCCCGTTTTTTAATGAGAAATAGTATagataatgtttttagttttcaaattacCTGTTACCGACTTGTACATGTTCTTTCCTATaagataagtttttaaaataattaacaccatgtattatcaaaaaaaaatcaaaaacacctAAAAGTTTCAAATAATCGTCCCAAACTATAGTCTATAGACTTACACGTCCAGAAATTAACCGTTACTTAAATTAGTGAGATTttgagaataaaatataactaccaatttttaaatagaattatTTACCTGGTTAGAAAACCTGCTTAAAACTTGTTAgagtcaaataaaaatatataggaGTGAGCGTAAttcatgttttattcttttctgTCCCATTTTATCTACCCATTCGTAATTGCCCCTTGCAGTATGGTACATTGGTACCTATTCGATAGGGGGCAATTTTATATTCTTGAAATAGAAATGGGACAGaactaaaacataaattcttgaaGTCCAGTTTgggacaaacacaaatataattcataatatatttatatattatatcatatgataaaaatattagaaaaatagtTGATCtgtttattcttattatttgatatatggTCCATTTATATTGGattatatttctttgttttaatttcctaaaaaatattatagaacatattttaatgttttttctttttcttttgaacatttTTCTGTTAGataattgaaaaatatgttacataatatattagaagtatta from Camelina sativa cultivar DH55 chromosome 7, Cs, whole genome shotgun sequence includes the following:
- the LOC104704639 gene encoding agamous-like MADS-box protein AGL29, whose protein sequence is MKKIENCADRTVTFYKRKQKIYNKLSELSLLCGADVGFLVYSNSGIPYTFGSPSFEVVAKRFLNGEGSSSTSLPQQSNIDVQHKEKMEELCKVYNNLIEKVDAEKQKGMAMAKSEAEALPVKKDELWRVDPTTIKDKEVLKQLLEKYEDLYEKLCDKVVAKNQIENAP